In one Fastidiosipila sp. genomic region, the following are encoded:
- a CDS encoding DNA primase: MGLISRQSIDAVIEANDIVDVVSSYVSLVKKSALNLFGLCPFHEEKTPSFSVSPGKQIFYCFGCQKGGNVIKFIQEIEHLSYPEAIRFLADRAGITLEESEDSLWKERFERQNLAFQALGEAARFFYSSLESAAGAEARNYLAERGIGRPLYRKYGLGYAPSGRTDLYRALSAKNISDQAMLDGGLIRRSDKTGYYDFFYRRIIFPIMDASGRVLAFGGRAITDDGPKYINSPESLVYHKGKHLFGLLQATQSAGRFWFLVEGYLDVLALAKAGLANTVAPLGTALTAFQARAIRRCVNTVHILMDNDRAGREASLRSGEMLRKEGLSVRYILLDGAKDPDDYLRLYGRERLTVELEHTYDRTGYRLAVLKQDYKTEKNMTENEYRDQALDLLAEEPDGTRREIFGGQLAKEMQLSYRAVGEEIERRRGMRRKLDPKQDIPYGQLSRSPGKMKRARPSFYNEDEVTLLMMLAINNQAAGVRIHLSERSIASYSVSGQVRAFLSSDYARAPIGPMDFTAGPMRAIAEQAIEEAREARLTLAGLHTIVDRILADNDDEDENQSRTLSPDPDRIHAMIQKQYQEIAVSQLTPEKEESIFGQKLSERRLSVWRRRASLLTRKARRLELEGAEEDAGNCYAKAAGLTTAADTFRMILQGENQS, from the coding sequence ATGGGGCTCATCTCTCGGCAGAGTATTGACGCAGTGATTGAAGCCAACGACATTGTTGATGTTGTGTCTTCTTACGTCTCTCTTGTGAAGAAAAGCGCTCTCAACCTCTTTGGCCTTTGCCCCTTCCATGAGGAGAAGACACCTTCTTTCAGTGTTTCACCGGGAAAACAGATCTTCTACTGTTTCGGATGTCAGAAAGGCGGCAATGTGATCAAGTTCATTCAGGAGATTGAACACCTCTCCTATCCCGAAGCCATCCGCTTCCTGGCCGACAGGGCAGGCATCACTCTCGAGGAGTCGGAGGACAGTCTATGGAAAGAGCGATTTGAAAGACAGAACCTTGCCTTCCAGGCGCTGGGTGAAGCGGCCCGTTTTTTCTATTCCAGCCTGGAAAGCGCAGCCGGGGCCGAAGCTCGCAATTACTTGGCTGAGCGCGGCATCGGCCGGCCCCTGTATCGAAAATACGGCCTGGGTTATGCGCCTTCGGGCAGAACGGATCTCTACCGGGCCTTATCCGCCAAAAATATTTCGGACCAGGCCATGCTTGACGGCGGCCTGATCAGGCGATCGGACAAGACGGGCTATTATGATTTCTTCTACCGGCGTATCATCTTTCCAATCATGGATGCGTCAGGACGTGTGCTCGCTTTCGGGGGCCGGGCCATTACAGATGACGGACCCAAGTATATCAACTCGCCCGAGAGCCTGGTCTATCATAAAGGCAAACATTTGTTTGGATTATTGCAGGCCACTCAATCAGCAGGCAGGTTCTGGTTCCTGGTTGAGGGCTACCTGGATGTTCTTGCCTTGGCAAAAGCAGGTCTTGCGAATACAGTCGCGCCGCTTGGGACTGCCCTGACGGCCTTCCAGGCCAGGGCGATCAGGCGCTGCGTCAATACGGTTCATATTCTGATGGACAATGACCGGGCAGGGAGGGAGGCCAGTTTGCGTTCGGGAGAAATGCTCCGCAAGGAAGGCTTGTCAGTCCGCTACATTTTGCTGGATGGCGCCAAAGATCCGGACGATTACCTTAGACTTTACGGCCGCGAACGGCTGACGGTGGAGCTGGAGCATACATATGACCGCACAGGTTACCGGCTTGCCGTACTGAAACAGGATTACAAGACGGAAAAGAACATGACCGAAAATGAATACCGTGATCAGGCACTCGATCTGCTGGCGGAAGAACCCGACGGTACCCGAAGAGAAATCTTCGGGGGGCAGCTCGCCAAGGAAATGCAGCTAAGCTACCGGGCGGTAGGGGAGGAGATCGAAAGAAGGCGCGGAATGCGGCGGAAACTTGATCCAAAACAGGATATCCCGTACGGTCAATTGAGCCGGTCGCCTGGAAAAATGAAAAGAGCCCGGCCTTCTTTCTATAATGAGGACGAAGTGACGCTTCTGATGATGCTGGCCATCAACAACCAGGCCGCCGGGGTGAGAATTCATCTGAGCGAGAGAAGCATCGCCTCCTATTCCGTCAGCGGGCAGGTCCGCGCCTTCCTGTCTTCCGATTATGCGCGCGCCCCGATTGGCCCTATGGACTTTACGGCGGGTCCCATGCGGGCAATTGCTGAACAGGCGATTGAAGAGGCACGGGAGGCGCGATTGACCTTGGCGGGTTTGCATACTATAGTTGATCGTATTCTGGCAGATAATGATGATGAAGATGAGAATCAGAGCCGCACCCTTTCACCCGATCCGGACCGGATTCATGCCATGATCCAGAAGCAATACCAGGAAATTGCCGTCAGTCAGCTCACGCCGGAAAAGGAAGAAAGTATCTTTGGGCAGAAACTTTCAGAACGGCGCCTTTCAGTCTGGAGACGCAGGGCCTCGCTGCTGACCCGCAAGGCGCGGAGGCTGGAACTGGAAGGAGCCGAAGAAGATGCGGGTAATTGTTATGCAAAAGCTGCCGGACTGACGACCGCAGCGGATACCTTTCGAATGATTTTGCAAGGAGAAAACCAATCGTGA
- the topA gene encoding type I DNA topoisomerase: MEKTLVVVESPAKAKTIARYLGKDYDVRASVGHIRDLPASTIGVDVDHGFKPLYLTLPGKEKVVRELKDASLKADRILLATDPDREGEAIAWHLAHLLDVDSQSPNRIVFNEITGKAVGRAVKEPRPINENLVNAQQSRRILDRLVGYELSPFLWQKIRKGLSAGRVQSVATRLIVLREREIEAFIPEEYWKIRAFLSKAEQEAPFAALYHGRKKGGRISRVTIRSKEELDKLLEALKGYDFVVDEVKKSKRKRRPYAPFTTSTLQQSASRALGFTSKRTMMAAQNLYEGVVLGSLGQTALVTYIRTDSVRVSQEAASAARELIKGSYGDSYLPARAPFYKNKNKSQDAHEAIRPSHFDLPPIRVKPYLSNDQFRIYQMIWNRFLASQMEAAVYDKVSADILAGDQLFRAQGESLIFPGWLAVYGVSGEEEAEKPNSAKNDDEPDLVDLPELAAGDSLYLHRIVPEQKFTQPPPRYTEASLIKELEELGIGRPSTYAPTISTLFDRLYVEREGKSLKPTDLGLTVTEMLEAHFRNIVDTDFTAHLEDELDRVESGERNWVELLEDFYAPFHGDVLKAMETAEKVVFEDVPVGRTCPECGEGELVIREGRYGKFIACSRYPDCKYTETISEPTASHCPRCGSPVRSRKIRRGNLLYFCDKTKDPDCDFASFDLPLDGKSCEVCGSYMVKRRFRGKTYETCSNKECPTRKKTSKKKK, from the coding sequence ATGGAAAAAACACTGGTCGTGGTGGAGTCACCCGCCAAGGCAAAAACCATTGCCCGCTATCTGGGCAAAGATTATGACGTCCGGGCTTCGGTCGGCCATATTCGGGATCTGCCGGCTTCGACGATCGGTGTGGATGTCGATCATGGTTTCAAGCCTCTTTACCTGACACTGCCGGGCAAAGAGAAGGTGGTCCGTGAATTGAAGGATGCCTCGCTCAAGGCGGACCGGATTCTGCTTGCCACCGACCCGGACCGCGAAGGGGAGGCCATCGCCTGGCATCTGGCGCACCTGCTGGATGTTGATAGCCAAAGCCCAAATCGCATCGTCTTCAACGAAATCACGGGCAAGGCTGTCGGCCGGGCTGTCAAAGAACCGCGCCCCATCAATGAGAACCTGGTCAATGCCCAGCAATCACGCCGCATCCTCGACCGCCTGGTCGGCTATGAGCTGAGCCCCTTCCTGTGGCAGAAGATCAGGAAGGGACTTTCGGCCGGACGGGTACAGTCTGTTGCCACCAGGCTGATCGTTCTGCGTGAACGGGAAATTGAAGCCTTTATTCCGGAGGAGTACTGGAAAATCAGGGCTTTTTTGTCAAAAGCAGAGCAGGAAGCTCCTTTCGCAGCCCTTTATCATGGGCGCAAAAAGGGCGGCCGCATATCGCGGGTGACCATCCGTTCAAAAGAGGAGCTTGACAAGCTTCTGGAGGCTTTGAAGGGGTATGATTTTGTCGTCGATGAGGTCAAAAAGAGCAAACGCAAGCGCAGACCCTATGCGCCTTTCACCACCAGCACCCTGCAGCAAAGCGCATCGCGGGCCCTGGGCTTTACTTCCAAACGCACCATGATGGCAGCTCAGAATCTCTATGAAGGCGTTGTCCTCGGCAGCCTGGGGCAAACCGCCCTTGTGACTTACATCCGAACCGACTCGGTTCGTGTTTCCCAGGAGGCCGCCAGCGCTGCACGAGAGCTGATCAAAGGAAGCTATGGGGATTCCTATCTTCCGGCCAGAGCCCCCTTTTATAAGAACAAAAACAAGAGCCAGGATGCGCACGAAGCCATCCGGCCCTCTCATTTTGACCTGCCCCCGATACGCGTGAAGCCCTACTTGTCAAATGACCAGTTCCGTATCTACCAGATGATCTGGAACCGCTTCCTGGCTTCACAAATGGAGGCAGCGGTTTACGATAAAGTGTCGGCTGATATCCTGGCGGGCGATCAGCTCTTCAGGGCCCAGGGGGAAAGCCTGATTTTCCCAGGCTGGCTGGCGGTTTACGGTGTATCGGGCGAAGAAGAGGCGGAAAAGCCGAACTCAGCAAAAAATGACGATGAGCCGGATCTTGTCGATCTTCCTGAACTTGCTGCCGGCGATTCGCTTTACCTGCACCGAATCGTTCCCGAACAGAAGTTCACCCAACCGCCCCCCCGCTACACGGAGGCCTCCCTGATTAAAGAGCTTGAAGAACTGGGAATTGGCCGGCCCTCGACCTATGCACCGACCATCTCAACGCTTTTTGACCGGCTCTACGTTGAACGGGAAGGCAAATCACTGAAGCCGACAGATCTGGGATTGACGGTAACAGAAATGCTTGAAGCGCATTTTCGCAACATCGTTGATACCGACTTTACGGCTCACCTGGAAGACGAGCTTGACCGTGTCGAATCGGGCGAGCGCAACTGGGTTGAGCTGCTGGAAGATTTTTATGCCCCCTTCCACGGCGATGTGCTGAAAGCCATGGAGACGGCAGAAAAAGTCGTCTTTGAAGACGTACCGGTCGGCAGGACATGTCCGGAGTGCGGGGAAGGGGAGCTGGTTATCCGCGAGGGGAGATACGGCAAATTCATCGCCTGCTCGCGCTATCCGGATTGCAAGTATACCGAGACCATCTCTGAGCCGACTGCTTCGCACTGCCCCCGGTGCGGTTCTCCTGTCCGGTCCCGAAAGATCCGTCGCGGCAACCTGCTCTATTTCTGCGATAAAACCAAGGATCCCGATTGTGATTTCGCCAGCTTCGATCTCCCACTTGATGGGAAATCCTGCGAAGTATGCGGCAGTTATATGGTTAAAAGGCGATTCCGCGGCAAGACTTATGAAACCTGCTCAAACAAGGAATGCCCGACACGGAAAAAAACAAGCAAAAAGAAAAAATAA
- the queA gene encoding tRNA preQ1(34) S-adenosylmethionine ribosyltransferase-isomerase QueA: MTGIDKLTASYLYALPRQLIAHRPTDRRDQSRLLVMRGDHPLEHRLFSDLPCYLKAGDCLVINDTRVIPARLRGRRARSGGAVELFLLSPLGANSWRSLVKPGRKARPGDRIVFEGGKLEALVEAVEADGSRIISFEFQGSFMTLLEELGEMPLPPYIQAKLDDPERYQTVYARAPGSAAAPTAGLHFTEEMLAGIENMGISIVRLTLHVGLGTFRPVKEKVITDHTMHSEAFCLSEEAAGRIRQVKAGGGRVIAVGTTSCRVLESVVRQTHGSKLQACSGQTDLFIYPGFQFKVVDALVTNFHLPGSTLLMLVSAMMGREKILEAYQTAVEMQYRFFSFGDAMLLMPHGSL, encoded by the coding sequence ATGACCGGCATTGACAAGCTGACCGCTTCCTATCTTTATGCCCTCCCGAGACAGCTGATTGCGCACCGGCCAACCGACCGGCGCGACCAGTCCAGGCTGTTGGTCATGCGTGGTGATCATCCGCTCGAACATCGTTTGTTCTCTGACTTGCCTTGCTACCTGAAGGCAGGGGATTGCCTTGTGATTAACGATACCCGGGTGATCCCGGCAAGGCTTCGGGGTAGACGCGCCCGGTCCGGAGGTGCCGTCGAGCTCTTTCTTCTGTCGCCGCTCGGCGCAAACTCCTGGCGGAGCCTGGTCAAGCCGGGAAGAAAGGCCAGGCCTGGCGACCGGATTGTTTTTGAGGGGGGAAAATTGGAGGCGCTTGTTGAAGCGGTGGAAGCGGACGGCAGCCGTATCATATCCTTTGAATTTCAAGGCAGCTTCATGACCCTGCTGGAAGAATTGGGCGAAATGCCACTGCCCCCTTATATCCAAGCCAAGCTTGATGATCCGGAACGCTACCAGACTGTTTATGCGAGAGCGCCCGGCTCCGCTGCGGCGCCGACCGCTGGCCTGCATTTTACTGAGGAAATGCTGGCAGGCATTGAAAACATGGGTATATCAATCGTCCGTCTGACCCTGCACGTAGGCCTTGGCACCTTTCGGCCCGTTAAGGAGAAGGTGATCACAGATCATACGATGCACAGTGAAGCCTTTTGTCTCAGTGAGGAAGCTGCTGGCCGGATCAGGCAGGTCAAGGCAGGAGGAGGCCGCGTGATTGCGGTCGGGACCACAAGCTGCAGGGTGCTGGAAAGTGTCGTGCGACAGACCCATGGTTCCAAACTTCAAGCCTGCTCTGGACAAACGGATCTCTTTATCTATCCTGGTTTTCAATTCAAAGTTGTCGATGCCCTGGTCACCAATTTTCATCTGCCAGGATCCACCCTTCTGATGCTGGTGTCCGCTATGATGGGAAGGGAAAAAATTCTGGAAGCCTACCAAACGGCGGTTGAGATGCAGTACCGTTTTTTCAGTTTCGGCGATGCCATGCTTCTGATGCCTCATGGCAGCTTATGA
- the dprA gene encoding DNA-protecting protein DprA, whose protein sequence is MTDLPLAIAFVTICTRLGINNSERGKILEEAGGLGRLLDYLESRENPPASLIGGIREEAGRQRQIACPVSWRPLTLVDKDYPERLRHISRPPAVLFVSGRNWMALNGPSVIAVIGSRRPSAYGIEVTKKLTGSIAARGVPVVSGGARGIDALAHRTALQEGCPTFAVLGNGLGVTYPPEHRSLFAKIEKSGALITEFPPGTTPRRNYFPARNRILAGLCDAVLVTEASGSSGTLITAGFAGDYGRDVLAVPGSILSGTSRSCHNLIKDGAILVQDMEDIPHMPAGLHQEISLPKKRQSPPPLRHQPTKEDQFILEALENSPRTVTGLTEVTGLSRGRVLERLAVLTGKGMVRMNLGLYVLSQIESS, encoded by the coding sequence ATGACGGATTTGCCGCTGGCCATCGCCTTCGTTACCATTTGCACCCGTCTGGGAATCAACAACAGCGAGCGGGGAAAAATACTTGAGGAAGCAGGAGGGCTTGGCCGTCTTCTTGATTATTTGGAGTCGCGTGAAAATCCTCCTGCATCCCTAATCGGGGGAATCAGGGAGGAAGCCGGGCGGCAAAGGCAAATTGCCTGTCCGGTTTCCTGGAGACCGCTGACACTTGTGGACAAAGATTACCCCGAAAGGCTGAGACATATCAGCCGGCCACCGGCGGTTCTTTTTGTAAGCGGAAGGAATTGGATGGCCCTCAATGGTCCGTCGGTCATCGCCGTGATCGGCTCGCGCAGGCCTTCGGCCTACGGGATCGAAGTCACAAAAAAACTGACGGGCTCCATTGCGGCCAGAGGGGTACCGGTTGTTTCAGGCGGTGCCAGGGGGATTGACGCCCTGGCCCATCGGACGGCTTTGCAGGAAGGGTGTCCGACCTTTGCAGTTTTGGGCAACGGACTGGGCGTGACCTATCCGCCCGAACACCGCAGCTTGTTCGCCAAGATTGAGAAAAGCGGAGCCCTGATTACTGAATTTCCCCCCGGAACCACTCCCAGGCGCAATTATTTCCCGGCCCGGAACAGAATACTGGCAGGCCTGTGCGACGCCGTACTGGTGACGGAAGCATCGGGCTCGAGCGGGACTCTGATCACAGCGGGTTTTGCCGGTGATTATGGACGTGATGTGCTGGCCGTACCCGGTTCCATCCTCTCAGGCACCAGCAGGAGCTGTCACAATCTCATCAAAGACGGGGCGATTTTGGTTCAGGACATGGAAGATATTCCTCATATGCCTGCAGGGTTGCATCAGGAGATCAGTCTCCCGAAGAAGAGGCAATCGCCTCCCCCTTTGCGTCATCAGCCAACCAAAGAAGATCAGTTTATCCTTGAGGCACTGGAAAACTCGCCCAGGACAGTCACCGGGCTGACAGAAGTGACTGGTCTCAGCCGGGGCAGAGTTCTTGAACGCCTGGCTGTCCTGACCGGCAAGGGTATGGTCAGGATGAACCTGGGACTCTACGTGCTTTCCCAAATCGAGTCAAGCTGA
- the yajC gene encoding preprotein translocase subunit YajC has translation MTLFPLLLMAAGTTSGEQQPGGALSLLYTMLPFILIVGVMYFFTIRPQKKREKKLKETIASMRPGDKVMSIGGIVGQVANISDDEVSIYTSAERTLLTFKKSAISTVFPRDSEVQG, from the coding sequence ATGACCTTATTTCCATTACTGCTGATGGCTGCCGGTACGACATCCGGAGAACAGCAGCCGGGAGGAGCCCTCAGCCTCTTGTACACCATGCTGCCCTTCATACTGATTGTCGGTGTGATGTACTTTTTCACTATCCGTCCACAGAAAAAGCGCGAGAAGAAACTGAAAGAAACCATCGCTTCCATGCGGCCCGGCGACAAGGTCATGTCCATTGGCGGCATCGTCGGCCAGGTTGCCAATATTTCAGATGATGAGGTATCAATCTACACAAGTGCTGAAAGAACCCTCCTGACCTTCAAAAAATCCGCAATCAGCACTGTCTTCCCAAGAGACTCGGAAGTCCAGGGATAA
- a CDS encoding YifB family Mg chelatase-like AAA ATPase — translation MTSANYHQVASCALTGLDGVPLEIEVSILAGIPQFEISGRGDPAIRESRERVRAAISNSGFRFPKGRVIASYAPAALPKQGSAFDLPLALAILAASSQAARPEGSLKSAYLGELSLDGRIKPVNGILSRLLALREVGVRYVVGPREGEEEASLVDSIEYEGACDLREAVHRFSGIRSGRIRPRHPGKGPPSASETGWFRQIAGQEEGLRACVIASAGWHPLLMMGAPGCGKTLLASLIPKFLPPLDDDEMLEVMRLISATQPAGGEAGLCPQRPFRHTHHSITVPAMVGGGAHPVPGESTLAHRGVLFLDEVTEMNARVLDALREPVESQEVRLARSGWKVTFPADFLLVAACNPCRCGLLIEPESLCRCQDSDIRRHLSRISGPFFDRFHLTAMLTRVGASRLAGEDRQEGEESAMCRIRDQVSQAWALQKNRASRAGHGLFLNSRVRPELPFDYFQVGDEAKGFAASLADASLMTARSFYSMIRVARTIADLDQRETVSREDVAEAFHYKAAMPWPVPELRP, via the coding sequence ATGACGTCTGCCAACTACCATCAGGTTGCATCCTGTGCCCTGACCGGCCTGGATGGAGTTCCCCTGGAGATAGAAGTCTCCATCCTGGCCGGCATCCCTCAATTTGAGATATCTGGAAGGGGAGACCCTGCCATCCGTGAATCCCGCGAGCGTGTGCGTGCTGCCATCAGCAACAGCGGTTTTCGCTTTCCCAAGGGGCGGGTTATAGCAAGCTATGCGCCCGCCGCCCTGCCCAAACAGGGAAGTGCCTTTGATCTGCCTCTGGCGCTGGCCATTCTGGCGGCTTCATCTCAGGCGGCAAGGCCTGAGGGATCCCTCAAGTCAGCCTATCTGGGGGAACTTTCGCTTGATGGCCGGATCAAGCCCGTCAACGGTATCCTGAGCCGTCTGCTGGCCCTGCGTGAAGTGGGAGTGCGATATGTCGTGGGGCCCAGGGAAGGTGAGGAGGAGGCAAGCTTGGTGGATTCCATTGAATACGAAGGTGCCTGTGACTTGAGAGAAGCGGTACATCGTTTTTCAGGGATCAGGAGTGGAAGGATCCGGCCCAGGCATCCGGGCAAGGGACCGCCGTCCGCTTCCGAGACCGGATGGTTCCGCCAAATCGCCGGCCAGGAAGAAGGCCTTCGTGCCTGCGTCATTGCCTCGGCCGGCTGGCATCCTCTCCTGATGATGGGCGCGCCCGGCTGCGGCAAGACCTTGCTTGCTTCCTTAATCCCAAAATTTTTACCTCCTTTGGACGATGATGAGATGCTTGAAGTAATGCGCTTGATAAGCGCGACGCAGCCGGCAGGTGGGGAAGCCGGGCTTTGCCCGCAGCGCCCTTTTCGCCATACCCATCACAGCATTACAGTCCCGGCCATGGTTGGGGGCGGTGCCCACCCGGTTCCCGGTGAAAGTACGCTGGCGCACCGCGGGGTTCTTTTTCTCGATGAAGTGACGGAGATGAACGCCCGGGTCCTGGATGCCTTGCGCGAACCGGTCGAATCCCAGGAAGTACGTTTAGCGCGATCAGGCTGGAAGGTGACATTTCCCGCTGATTTTTTGCTGGTAGCTGCTTGCAATCCCTGCCGCTGCGGTTTACTGATCGAACCGGAAAGCCTTTGCCGCTGTCAGGACAGTGACATCCGGCGCCATCTTTCAAGGATCAGCGGACCATTCTTTGACCGCTTCCATTTGACTGCCATGCTGACCAGAGTGGGGGCGTCCAGGCTGGCAGGAGAAGACAGGCAGGAAGGGGAAGAATCAGCCATGTGCCGGATCAGGGATCAGGTTTCGCAAGCCTGGGCCCTGCAAAAAAACCGGGCATCAAGGGCCGGGCATGGCCTTTTCCTCAACAGCAGGGTCAGACCGGAGCTTCCTTTTGACTATTTCCAGGTCGGAGATGAAGCCAAAGGATTCGCAGCCAGCCTGGCTGATGCTTCCCTGATGACGGCCAGGTCTTTTTATTCCATGATCCGTGTCGCGCGGACCATTGCTGATCTTGACCAGCGCGAAACAGTTTCCAGGGAGGATGTCGCCGAGGCGTTTCATTACAAGGCAGCCATGCCCTGGCCTGTACCGGAGCTTCGGCCATGA
- a CDS encoding methylenetetrahydrofolate--tRNA-(uracil(54)-C(5))-methyltransferase (FADH(2)-oxidizing) TrmFO — translation MARHVTIAGAGLAGSEAALTAARFGLQVKLLDMKPGQLTPAHSQPYFAELVCSNSLKSDRPETAQGLLKRELRALGSGLIRIADHTAVPAGGSLAVDRSRFALAVTEALKGHPLITIVEKKIESLTDLLSEGGPVIVATGPLTSGPLFQSIEQFAGSGGLHFFDAVAPIADGESIDRSRTFLASRYGKGGDDYLNCPLTKEEYSVFRQALLSAEKAAVHDFDPSYFKDCVPIEVLAGRGEDTMRYGPLRPVGLIDPVTGRPPYACLQLRREDKSGSMWSLVGCQTRLTFPEQRRVFGLIPALVGADYFRYGVMHRNSFLRAPDVLTRGFQSRVREDLYFAGQLTGLEGYVEAISSGFIAALQAAAMIHGKDSLERESLIPPRETMAGALAAWVTEADPGSFQPMNANFGLLPLTGMRVKKRDRPFVRICRSDAGIEKLKGLMRKILMEGAGPDG, via the coding sequence GTGGCCAGACACGTAACGATCGCGGGCGCCGGCCTCGCCGGTTCCGAGGCGGCATTGACAGCCGCCCGTTTCGGTTTGCAGGTTAAGCTTCTGGATATGAAACCCGGTCAGCTGACTCCTGCACACTCACAGCCCTATTTCGCCGAACTTGTTTGCAGCAATTCACTCAAGTCGGACCGTCCGGAAACGGCACAGGGTTTGCTGAAAAGAGAACTGCGGGCATTGGGGTCCGGCCTGATCAGGATAGCGGATCATACAGCGGTGCCGGCAGGCGGATCCCTGGCGGTCGACCGCAGCCGTTTTGCCCTGGCGGTGACGGAGGCACTCAAAGGCCATCCCTTGATCACGATAGTCGAAAAGAAAATCGAATCCCTGACTGATCTTCTCAGTGAGGGGGGACCTGTCATTGTCGCCACAGGCCCTCTGACTTCCGGGCCTTTATTTCAATCAATTGAGCAATTCGCCGGGAGCGGGGGTCTTCATTTCTTCGATGCGGTTGCCCCCATTGCCGATGGAGAATCCATCGACCGAAGCCGGACCTTTTTGGCCTCCCGCTACGGCAAGGGGGGTGACGATTATTTGAACTGCCCCTTAACAAAAGAAGAATACAGCGTTTTCCGGCAGGCGCTGCTGAGTGCGGAAAAAGCGGCCGTTCACGATTTTGATCCAAGCTACTTCAAAGACTGTGTTCCGATCGAAGTCCTGGCCGGACGGGGAGAGGATACCATGCGTTACGGACCGCTGCGGCCTGTTGGCCTCATTGACCCTGTCACAGGCCGGCCCCCCTATGCCTGCCTCCAGCTGCGCAGGGAGGACAAATCGGGCAGCATGTGGTCCCTTGTCGGATGCCAGACCCGCCTGACCTTTCCCGAACAGCGGCGTGTCTTTGGATTGATACCGGCCTTGGTCGGGGCTGACTACTTTCGGTACGGTGTCATGCACCGTAATTCTTTCCTCAGGGCCCCGGACGTCCTGACCCGGGGTTTTCAAAGCCGTGTAAGAGAAGATCTCTATTTTGCCGGTCAGCTGACCGGCCTGGAAGGATACGTCGAAGCCATAAGCTCGGGTTTTATCGCTGCCCTGCAGGCGGCTGCCATGATCCATGGAAAAGACAGCCTTGAGCGGGAATCACTTATTCCGCCCAGGGAAACTATGGCCGGCGCCCTGGCCGCCTGGGTGACAGAAGCAGACCCCGGGTCCTTCCAGCCCATGAATGCCAATTTCGGTCTGCTGCCCCTGACGGGAATGCGGGTTAAGAAGAGGGACCGGCCCTTCGTACGGATCTGCCGATCCGACGCAGGCATAGAGAAACTGAAAGGGTTGATGCGGAAAATCCTGATGGAAGGGGCAGGTCCGGATGGCTGA
- the tgt gene encoding tRNA guanosine(34) transglycosylase Tgt — protein MQAVTYQLKHQCGQSGARYGLVTTPHGSFETPAFMPVGTRATVKTMTPEELKSIGAEIILGNTYHLWMRPGGEVVHELGGLHRFMNWDRSILTDSGGFQIFSLAKPRDIEEEGVHFRSHIDGSRHFLTPEKAMAIQEALGSDIMMQLDECTPWPADESYVRRSLERTTRWLDRAVNAWHYPEKQALFGIVQGGTFAHLRVQSAREITSYDLPGYGIGGLSVGEPAGTMYEMLEALLPHMPADRPRYLMGVGSPDYLVEGSVRGIDMFDCVFPTRVGRNGTALTWEGRVVIRNAAHLRSDQPLDAGCGCYVCRNYSRAYLHHLIRSGEILGLRLLSWHNLAFLFDLMRQIREAIKNDRLLSFRSEFFSRYAG, from the coding sequence TTGCAGGCAGTGACTTATCAGCTCAAGCATCAATGCGGCCAAAGCGGGGCGCGCTACGGGCTTGTTACAACACCGCATGGTTCTTTTGAAACCCCGGCCTTTATGCCCGTGGGTACCCGGGCCACCGTAAAAACCATGACGCCGGAAGAGCTGAAGTCCATCGGCGCCGAAATTATTTTGGGCAACACCTACCATCTGTGGATGCGGCCGGGCGGGGAAGTCGTGCACGAGCTGGGCGGCCTCCACCGTTTCATGAACTGGGACCGCTCCATTTTGACTGACAGCGGGGGCTTTCAGATCTTTTCGCTGGCCAAGCCCAGGGACATTGAAGAAGAGGGCGTCCATTTCCGGTCCCACATCGACGGATCAAGGCATTTTCTGACACCTGAAAAGGCCATGGCTATTCAGGAGGCACTTGGTTCGGACATCATGATGCAGCTGGATGAATGTACCCCATGGCCGGCAGATGAATCCTATGTCCGCCGGTCGCTTGAACGGACGACCAGATGGCTTGACCGGGCGGTCAACGCCTGGCATTATCCCGAAAAACAGGCGCTTTTCGGGATCGTCCAGGGTGGAACTTTCGCGCATCTCCGGGTTCAAAGCGCAAGGGAAATTACCTCTTACGACCTGCCCGGATATGGCATTGGCGGGCTTTCGGTCGGAGAGCCGGCAGGAACCATGTATGAAATGCTGGAGGCGCTTCTGCCGCACATGCCTGCTGACCGACCGCGCTATCTGATGGGTGTCGGTTCACCCGATTACCTCGTCGAAGGGTCGGTCCGGGGGATTGATATGTTTGACTGTGTTTTTCCGACCCGGGTAGGCAGGAACGGGACAGCACTGACCTGGGAAGGCCGTGTTGTAATCCGGAACGCGGCCCATCTGCGCTCCGACCAGCCACTCGATGCCGGCTGCGGCTGTTATGTATGCCGGAATTATTCACGTGCCTACCTGCACCATCTGATTCGAAGCGGGGAGATTTTGGGCCTCCGCCTTTTATCATGGCACAACCTTGCCTTTCTGTTTGATCTGATGCGTCAAATACGCGAGGCCATTAAAAACGACCGTCTCCTGTCCTTCCGCAGTGAATTCTTTTCGCGATACGCCGGCTGA